In Dyadobacter sp. NIV53, a single window of DNA contains:
- a CDS encoding helix-turn-helix domain-containing protein, which produces MKSLSEFVKVKRKEVNHTQEEFAERAGVALTVVRIIEQGKENLNMKKVNQVLAMFGHTLAPVSMKELAGQKDSIKL; this is translated from the coding sequence ATGAAATCACTGTCTGAATTTGTTAAAGTTAAACGCAAGGAAGTAAACCATACACAGGAAGAGTTTGCAGAACGTGCCGGGGTTGCGCTTACTGTGGTCAGGATAATAGAGCAGGGGAAAGAAAATCTTAATATGAAAAAGGTAAATCAGGTTTTGGCGATGTTTGGGCATACGCTGGCTCCTGTAAGTATGAAAGAATTAGCGGGGCAAAAAGACAGTA